In a single window of the Drosophila miranda strain MSH22 chromosome XL, D.miranda_PacBio2.1, whole genome shotgun sequence genome:
- the LOC117189160 gene encoding RNA polymerase II degradation factor 1-like has protein sequence MKRRFEHEETSDSGEEVELTDGARAPTAAEKARWRQQRRADPDVGAKKPLTLRDRFEAVKRRFLQAMPEEKRRIHRVLEAALAMSRRKRERKEALRRQAEEGTGTKKPGEESDEAPPPPPFRVVLPPMQPQAEEPEAKGAQTQATGELPGSTQAQPTDPESEWQRRLQQAEEEEEEMWQPTPQSEDDEGPARHEQQAEEEEQQNQQQQWQRQGQQHQQQQWQQWRGPEAAVMGPYVSQEVRTAVRQGMVWHHQTLHITWASGPAPCEAQPEAGARVWEEPPRGSNSRDPRRRDPGPAPTTGTAEADAAAESAATAEPTETAATETPAAETERAEAAAAEAAATATAETTAVGGGDPRASPNPARGEED, from the exons ATGAAGCGCCGATTTGAACACGAGGAGACCTCCGATAGCGGAGAAGAGGTGGAACTGACCGACGGTGCGCGCGCGCCAACCGCTGCAGAGAAGGCCAGATGGAGGCAGCAGCGAAGGGCGGACCCGGACGTAGGAGCCAAAAAGCCGCTGACCCTACGCGACAGATTCGAGGCGGTGAAGCGGAGGTTTCTGCAGGCGATGCCGGAGGAAAAGCGCAGGATCCACCGGGTGCTGGAGGCGGCGCTGGCGATGAGTCGTCGGAAGCGCGAGCGGAAGGAGGCGCTGCGACGACAGGCGGAAGAGGGCACCGGCACAAAGAAGCCCGGCGAGGAGAGCGACGAGGCGCCGCCACCCCCACCATTCcgggtggtgctgccgccgatgcagccccaggCCGAGGAGCCGGAGGCCAAGGGGGCGCAAACCCAGGCCACGGGCGAGCTGCCGGGGTCGACCCAAGCCCAGCCCACGGATCCCGAGTccgagtggcagcggcggctgcagcaggccgaggaggaggaggaggaaatgTGGCAGCCAACGCCACAGTCCGAGGACGACGAGGGCCCAGCGCGGCATGAacagcaggccgaggaggaagAGCAGCagaatcagcagcagcagtggcagcgccaagggcagcagcatcagcagcagcagtgg cagcagtggaGAGGACCCGAGGCGGCAGTGATGGGCCCGTACGTGTCGCAAGAAGTGCGGACCGCCGTGCGAcaggggatggtgtggcaccaccaAACCCTGCACATCACGTGGGCCTCGGGGCCCGCGCCATGTgaagcccagccagaggccgGTGCTCGGGTATGGGAGGAACCTCCCcgaggcagcaacagcagggacccgcggaggagggaccccgGACCCGCCCCCACGACCGGGACGGCAGAGGCCGATGCGGCGGCCGAATCAGCGGCGACGGCAGAGCCAACCGAGACGGCAGCGACCGAGACGCCGGCTGCGGAGACAGAGAGGGCcgaggcggcggcggccgaagcagcggcgacggcgacggcagAGACAACGGCAGTGGGCGGCGGTGACCCGCGCGCAAGCCCAAATCCGGCTCGTGGGGAGGAGGATTAA